In one Tenebrio molitor chromosome Y, icTenMoli1.1, whole genome shotgun sequence genomic region, the following are encoded:
- the LOC138140583 gene encoding uncharacterized protein has protein sequence MERTSEQFTTEVKVLSRRAFKDSSKQNIVLMMDAKTQAECLKSKKAVVGLTLFWMEEKIEGATPKLSGLQLPFRGAVESGVSAVHVSRSPGTFQKISTRHKGGVAQNVLEAFDATQRRGRTGRRLNICSSYRQPEHSGRIGKTTDRDDGNRGKSGDLGTKPGREAGARPNKLGRTGSGLNHDSGGDGNGGTGSRSSGDRRKESAGRGRRKRRGGGPNQDESPDKRSGSRGRDPEENRGKERRHQATPARTMLEDRGGKKEDLHSAEENQRPPTGKRRGS, from the exons ATGGAGAGAACCAGCGAACAGTTCACCACAGAGGTGAAAGTTCTCTCGAGGAGAGCCTTCAAGGACAGCAGCAAGCAGAACATCGTCCTGATGATGGACGCAAAAACGCAGGCAGAATGCCTGAAAAGCAAGAAAGCGGTGGTAGGACTAACCCTCTTCTGGATGGAAGAAAAGATAGAG GGGGCGACGCCCAAGCTAAGTGGATTACAGTTGCCTTTCAGGGGGGCTGTAGAGAGCGGCGTTTCTGCGGTCCACGTGTCGAGAAGTCCCGGAACGTTCCAGAAGATTTCGACGCGACACAAAGGAGGGGTCGCCCAG AACGTTCTAGAAGCTTTCGACGCGACACAAAGGAGGGGTCGCACAGGTAGGCGGCTGAACATCTGTTCCAGCTATCGACAGCCGGAACATTCCGGAAGGATTGGCAAAACCACGGACCGCGATGACGGAAATCGCGGAAAAAGCGGGGACCTCGGGACAAAACCCGGACGAGAAGCGGGAGCCCGTCCCAACAAACTGGGAAGAACGGGAAGCGGCCTCAACCACGACAGCGGAGGCGATGGAAACGGGGGCACCGGCAGCCGCAGCAGCGGAGATCGGCGCAAAGAGAGCGCGGGACGAGGCAGAAGAAAGCGGAGAGGAGGAGGCCCCAACCAGGACGAAAGTCCTGATAAGAGGAGCGGAAGCAGAGGCAGAGACCCCGAAGAAAACAGGGGAAAAGAGCGGCGACACCAGGCAACTCCAGCCCGGACAATGTTGGAGGATCGAGGCGGCAAGAAGGAGGATCTTCACAGCGCTGAAGAAAATCAGAGGCCACCAACAGGGAAACGACGGGGAAGCTGA
- the LOC138140582 gene encoding uncharacterized protein, producing MTKLSSPGDWCVELWYNQGGERKKKRKCDLPALPSRGDVSGLPSPRSPCVSPIEKREGSDEKTQEMATIEKISAKEENMMETEIPENPENWETKSEDGKNGREKNPKKTGEKAAADSAQETEAVEMTEAEELRKKQEENTNRAQTSRAQTIKKVTMETDKALTEIAKAIKKEMGGKISFTKENQKKILTASGDIKNGISDVLLEVIGMQEEARLAEERATNAENQVKKLREQIRQLTEKKETQARQTQRNRERAREREREKKDLRGPSQKKLDQHRKELHEEAAREEAGNQEGGQNTPTAAPRSTPTPAPKKKKQKNSKARDAREDGRTERNRDEENYEQPQHPGNRMTPCPGGKPKTRFTALVSQGEKKKRLKEVLKKKQGVQVDQVKKLNPTITITGLGTEWKPEEVVLDI from the exons ATGACGAAGCTCAGCTCACCCGGTGATTGGTGCGTGGAGCTTTGGTACAACCAAGGAGGAGAGCGGAAGAAGAAACGCAAGTGCGATTTGCCAGCGCTACCATCTCGTGGCGACGTGTCTGGTCTTCCGAGTCCACGCAGTCCCTGC GTTAGTCCGATAGAGAAACGAGAAGGATCC GATGAGAAAACACAAGAAATGGCGACAATCGAGAAAATTTCAGCCAAAGAGGAGAACATGATGGAaacggaaataccggaaaatCCGGAAAACTGGGAGACGAAAAGT GAAGACGGGAAAAACGGAAGGGAGAAGAACCCGAAGAAGACGGGGGAAAAAGCCGCGGCGGATTCAGCACAAGAGACAGAAGCAGTCGAAATGACAGAAGCGGAAGAGTTGAGAAAGAAACAAGAAGAGAACACCAACAGAGCGCAGACCAGCAGAGCACAGACCATAAAAAAGGTTACGATGGAGACAGACAAGGCGCTAACGGAGATAGCAAAAGCTATCAAGAAAGAGATGGGAGGAAAGATCTCCTTCACCAAAGAAAACCAGAAGAAAATCCTGACGGCGTCAGGAGACATCAAGAACGGCATCTCAGACGTCCTTTTGGAAGTCATCGGGATGCAAGAAGAAGCACGACTGGCGGAAGAAAGGGCGACGAATGCGGAGAACCAAGTCAAGAAGCTGAGGGAACAGATCCGACAGCTGACCGAAAAGAAGGAAACGCAGGCGAGGCAAACGCAGAGAAACAGAGAGAGagcgagagagagagagagagaaaagAAGGACCTCAGAGGGCCTTCTCAGAAGAAACTGGATCAACACCGCAAAGAGTTGCATGAAGAAGCAGCGAGAGAAGAGGCGGGGAACCAGGAAGGTGGACAAAATACCCCAACAGCGGCACCAAGGAGCACACCTACACCGGCGCCAAAAAAGAAGAAGCAGAAAAACAG CAAGGCACGAGACGCTCGTGAGGATGGACGGACAGAGCGAAACCGAGACGAAGAGAACTATGAGCAACCTCAACATCCAGGAAATCGGATGACCCCTTGCCCAGGTGGTAAGCCGAAAACACGGTTCACTGCTCTAGTCAGCCAAGGcgagaagaagaagaggcTGAAAGAAGTCCTGAAAAAGAAACAAGGGGTCCAGGTGGACCAGGTCAAAAAACTGAATCCCACAATCACGATCACGGGATTGGGGACAGAGTGGAAACCGGAAGAAGTCGTCCTGGACATCTGA